The following DNA comes from Oncorhynchus clarkii lewisi isolate Uvic-CL-2024 chromosome 22, UVic_Ocla_1.0, whole genome shotgun sequence.
GCGACTGTTTGcagacatcatcaacaacaacagaattCACATACGTGCCATTGCCAAGATTTCCAGACAGTTATTGTGCCCTTCCTTGAGGCATACCCTATACTCACAGCACCAGATAAATCATGTTGGATGACTTTCAAACCATGGGTGTATTCAGAATGTGCCATGTTGTAAAAAAGTATTTCCGTAATTTACCAATGAATATCCAGTGGTGGTGTGAAAAGCTTTATCTGTAATTGTGCTGCTCAGATATGTGATATCTCATTAGAGTCCTTTGGGCCATATTCTTATGTTACAGAATCAATTGATGCCATCCTTTCAAACACAGAGAATGCAGAGGCATTCCTGAAACGCAGGAAAGTTCAACGTGACTTCATATTCAAATACCTGACGGAGGACGAGGGGGTTGTGATACCCAAAAACAGCAACAAAGACCAGCTAGTGAAGAAGGCCCTTGACGTCTGGACTACTGAGAAGGTATTTTTGGAGCAGATACACTTGGACACTTAGGGAACTAAGAGGTGAGGTAAATGCACCTCTTTCCATTGTCTCTGTTATCTTCAGGTGTGTCCACAAGTGTATGAAGATGTCTCCTTCAGTGCTTTAACAAGAGCAGCAGATTCTCAGATAGGAATGAGGTTTCCAACAGCACATGTCCCCCCTCAACCTGTCTACTCTAAGCCGCACTACACATCCCAGGTAATAATAATATCAATCCTAATTCTATGGCATGAAGGCATGcagtgtaaaaaatattttgtattgtaGCGAACAAAGACATTTCACCTCAGTTCTTAGAAATGCCAAGCTTTGGCCAGAACATTTATTCCATTTTTTAAGAGAAATGTTCTTGTCTGTAGATGTTGGACCTTCAAAGCCCAGCAGCTGAGACCAATCCAGGACCAGCTGTGACTATTGTGAGACAAATTGAGACTAGTTTGAGACCAATTGGTCTGAGAACAAGTGAGAGTGTCTCTGTTTCCTCTGAGGCGACATACAGTGCTGGCTTTGACCACTTGGCCTTGGCCAGACAGTTTTGTCAGTGGTTCTTCCAGCTTCTCAACAGTCTGAACCCCTCCCTGGGTCAGCCTCCTCAGGAGTGGGGACCACAACACTTCTGGGAGGATGTGAGGCTACGTCTTCTCTCCAGCGCCGGAGAGCAGTATACAGAAGAGTACGAAGGAGCAGCAATGACCAGCCTGCGTCTCCTGGCCCTGGCGAGGGACGAGAGGCTGCTATTGAGCCCCAACCTGGATCCTGGTGGCCTGAAGGCCCTGTCTTCCCCCCACGGCCTGGTGCTGGTGGCTGTGGCAGGGACCAtccacagagacagagaatgtgTCGGCATTTATGAGCAGGCGTTTGGCCTCATACGCTCCCCACTGGACCAGAACAAATGGAAGATCAAGTTCATGGTCTTGAAGGTGAGGGGCCAGGAGGCTCTCAGGGTGGGAGAGAACCTGCTGTCTCCAATATTAACATGGGATTCCAATGACCTGCAGCTCCTCTGTAGATGATGGGGGACCTGGTGTGATCGTCAGCAGGGGTCTTCAACCGAGGGTCCGCAGGTCTGGATCCTAACTATGGAGACATTTTAAATATGATTTATAAAATGGTACAGTAAATGAATTGTCATGTAATGCTTCATAAGTTGCCTACTTCTAGGTTTACTCATTGTCAGAAAATGACTATTTAACTGTTCTCTAGTTTGGTACATTTTCCCCCCAGCTAATCAATCATGATACTGTAATTGACCTCAGTAACCTCTGATCTATTTGTTCTAATTATTTGTAGCCTTTATTTAGGAATGGAGTCATTGAGACCAAAATCTGTTTTTTTCAAGGGAGTCCTGCATAGATACACCTTTTACATTATATCTACAAAGTCCAAAAGCTGTGAAAACAAGGCCACCACTACCTTTTTAATTTGTGTTCTTtcactctcaatctctctccgtCGCGctgtcctctctcactctgtgtgagaGTGTAGCCCATAGGCCCATGGGTTATTCTTGGCATTCGCTTCAAAGGAACGGAGCTAGTTAATATCTGTCTCTGTAGGTCAGGGCTCTGCACTTTACTGGGCCATAGTGGTGGCAGAGGAAACCACCACGGCCATTGTTCTCTGGCTGTTCATCTCACAAAAAGAATAATAACAAGTTGCCCGCCTCCTGCCTTTATGGCACTTGGCTTCCCTCCGTTTAATAAGCGATTTGGCCCATGGAATGGCTCTGACGCAGAGCTTAAAAGATACCTTTCCAAAACGACACATATTTGTTTCATAAAGACCCTAATTAGTATTTCCCACCACACTTTAGTTGAGACAGGTATTAAAGTTCTCTCTACTGCCCAATATTCTCAATATACCAGTATCAattattattctttaaaaaagtgaTTTTGTTTTCATATATTACTTTTAGCCTTTTCTTGTTGGCATAAAAAAAGTGTGCATTGATAAAAAGTCCATATCTTTTGAATGAGTTATCCACATTGCAATGTTTTGAaaggtttcctcattaccatacTAACATGACGTCATAATTTGTGCTGCTAGCAGAATTCTAGTCATCAAGTTGCTATGGAAAGTTTCAGCACCCATTTCTGATTTTAAATAAGCTCTTTGTAGTTTTGAAGATGGCAGGATTGAATTACAAGGAGAGTTATGGTTGCAGACAGCTGTTGGGGATAATGACAATGCATGACATATCCTCACTTTACTGTCACTAACAAAAATATGGATATTTTTCGAGAGCACATAAGGCAGGGTCAGTAGTCAAGTTTAGGTTTTTTCTTGGtcattaaagctggaatccttaatatCTGTATCCATTTTTGATTTATAAATGAATTATTTCCATTGTTGAAGAATATAacgcaggtaccctagtggttagagtgttgggccagtaaccggaaggttgctgggttgaatccccgagctgacaaggtaagaatctgtcCTTCTACCTCCGAGAAgggaacccactgttccccaggcaccgtggatgtcaattaaggcagctaGGCCTGGCTCTGTGTGGGAGTGTAGCCCATAGGCCTGACTGTGTGAGAGTGtagcacctctgattcagaggggttgagttaaatgctgaagacacatttcagttgaatacattcagttggacaactgactaggttgccCTTCCCcaccagaacccaaaatataatcttattttactccaatgtttataAACACAAACAAATGCTCTATAGCCTCAACGTGGTTAACAACTATAATTTTGATGTCATGGGTGGTCAgtctttgcatccatagctctctatgaatttgagagtgggtTTGAGGACCTTTTTACTGatgattgtgttttgcttttcATGTATTGACGTGTATATTGATGTCtattattgatgtgtatagtgtgtgttgatgtgtatgcagggctcatctgtaaaatagACCTTGTTCTCAGCATGACTTCTTGtcgaaataaaggttaaatcaaaacaAGTACATAATGAGAGGCTGTATGGCGGAACCTCACCCTTTCTCATACACTTTCTGCCAAACTGGTGAAACCGAAGTTTATTCTTTAGATATAGTAACGTATCCTGTGTCTGTTTTTAACGTGGGTTGCTGTTTCATGATGGTGTAATATATATGAAATAGTATAACGTTATATACCGGATAATTATGTCCGAATATTTGATATTACGTAATGTCATCCTGAAAGAATGATACCGATCTTTGTTCCCCTTTCTGACTTTCAGAGTGACAAAGTCCCAACATTCCACAAGGGGGCAGGCATGCTACATCAAGGAGAATTTATAATTTGATCCTCAGCCAAATCGAATGCTTTTAAAGCGATTACGTGGGGAAAGTAATCAATTCCTAAGCACAGCCTGGGCTACTTTATGTACGCTGGCAGTGTCTTGTAGCCTAGGTCGTGAAAAAAACAGTAAATTTGAGAGTTTACCGTGAATTGTCTGCCATTAAATTAATATGGTTGTAAACTATTGCCTTTCAAAGGTATGAAAACACATATTTGGAAACACATATTTGACTAGTTATTGAAGTGCCAGTGAAGTGGATTTATGTTGTAGAACTATAATCAATCAATAGGCAATAATATTTCTCTTCAACGTTGAGTAACAAATCACATTAAGAGGTAAATTCGATCAAGTTTTTTCAATGTGATTGCCGTCTCCGAAGTGCTACTCATTCAGAGCATTTCCAACGAATACAAGCTTTGACAAACTATTGTCGAGAAGACTTGTATAAAAAATATAACACACTTGTATAGGAAAAATGGGGGTTAGGGTGATGGTCAACTAGATTCTGGGCAAGGCCTCTATAGATTGACATATCATGTcaccttctctcttcctttcttcccTTTATGTTAGCTAAATAAATGCATCTATTTACAGCTGACACACTTTTCCTGTTTCAGGGTAAATTGATGTGGACTAGATAGGCAGATATCAGAGTTTCTAACAGTGCTCTGTGCTTCGGCCCGGTGTAGATTTACACTCACATGATTAGCTCACATAAACACTGGAAACCTTAGGACACGGGGGAATGCCCAGGATCCCAGGAAACAAACAGGCGAATAGTGAGAGGATCCCGTTGCTGTGACGGTTTAGTTTAGCATCAATTAACCCAAACAACAACCAGAACCATTTCTGCAGGAAAATAACTGTATTTATAAAAGGGGAAAATACATGGAGAAATGCACCTAAATACATTAAGCTAACATGGAGGTTTCAATCAGAAGAGGTTCAAATAAACCAGGAAACAATCACTGCTCTCCATCATCCTATACAGTGGTTGAATTGGGGTGGGTGGGGCTGGTGCGTTGAACCAGTAACTCAGATTTTCTACTGCTTGAATGCCAGCTCAAAATTGGTTAATCCACAATACATATCAGGGAGTATTAGTCTACAACTTTATTTTTCAAACACACAGCCCTATAGAACATATATAGCCCCATCCCACCATTTCCTCCATACTGCAGTGTTCCTCTCTGATAGCCAGGCCTTCACCACGTAGAGCAGGGCCCTGACGGTTCTCTCAGCTTGGCTCTAAATAGAGATGATCACGTTATCAGAGCGTTGCCAGGAGGTTGTCAGCTTGCGTTGGGCCTGCTGGCCATCCTGAACAGAGCGGCCGGTTGGCGGATGTGTGTTGGTGCCAGCCTCCCAGCACCCGTCCTCCAGGACATCTGCCTGCCCACGCTGCATCTTAATCCccatctctctcagcctctccctcCAGCCCTCAGCCCACTGCTCGCCGGTTTGTATTAATTGCCCTTGCCTCGCTCGCTGTTTGCTTCTGATTACACTCATTAATTTCAATTCCCAGGGAACCCAGCCGccgatttacacacacacacacaaacacacacacacactatgacatCAGTGCCTGGACATTTGGATGCTATTAATTGTTATTAATAGCAGCAATGTTCGCTccccgcctctctctgtctgaaagTAGACTGTCAGTGTGAAGGGTGAAGATGAGTACTGACCCTATGACCTTATGTTCCTATGCCCATAGCCCAGCCTCCAGATACCCAGGAGGTGGCTCAGATCTGGACCCATGCTTAATCTTGAGAATTATTCAatatcctgtataactactgctgtacacactttTCTACTCACACACTATCAATACTTCCTTAGAAaataaggtgctatctagaacctaaagggGTTCTTCATCTGTCCTCATAGGTgaaccctttaaagaaccctttttagttccaggtagaacccctttgagttccatgtagaaccctttccacagaggcttctacatggaacccaaaataaatctacctgtaaccaaaaaggattttacctggaaccaaaaagggttatcctattgggacacctgaagaacccttttggaaccctttttgaAGAGTGTACTGTCTATAGACACCATTCACATACACATATATTTAGATTCCGGACCCTGGTCCGgaagctcatttcctgcaattctgtcAATTTTCCCATGGGCTTTGTACTGCATATTTGAATACTGTATTCTTGACAGCTGTCTAATATTTTTGCTACTGTACATTGTATTTtagttacactgtttatacacCACTTATTTATAGGTATACTGGATTTTTGGCATAGCTCACTCTTATAAACtctggaccctgtctttcaaagataattcgtaaaaattccaaacaacttcacagatctttattgtaaagggtttaaacactgtttcccatgcttgttcaatgaaccataaacaattaatgaacacgcacctttggaacggtcgttaagacactaacagctttcagatggtaggcaattaaggtcacagttatgaaaacttaggacactaaagaggcctttctactgactctgataaacaccaaaag
Coding sequences within:
- the LOC139380247 gene encoding uncharacterized protein C3orf38 homolog produces the protein MSRLNYKERYGCRRLLEMMTNDDISSLRFTITNKKKDLFESKSESIDAILSNTENAEAFLKRRKVQRDFIFKYLTEDEGVVIPKNSNKDQLVKKALDVWTTEKVCPQVYEDVSFSALTRAADSQIGMRFPTAHVPPQPVYSKPHYTSQMLDLQSPAAETNPGPAVTIVRQIETSLRPIGLRTSESVSVSSEATYSAGFDHLALARQFCQWFFQLLNSLNPSLGQPPQEWGPQHFWEDVRLRLLSSAGEQYTEEYEGAAMTSLRLLALARDERLLLSPNLDPGGLKALSSPHGLVLVAVAGTIHRDRECVGIYEQAFGLIRSPLDQNKWKIKFMVLKVRGQEALRVGENLLSPILTWDSNDLQLLCR